A stretch of Henckelia pumila isolate YLH828 chromosome 4, ASM3356847v2, whole genome shotgun sequence DNA encodes these proteins:
- the LOC140864811 gene encoding auxin-induced protein 22B-like, giving the protein MESDLNLKATELRLGLPGTDECEVQEPRTPKINNKRALPAESNMASSSAPEIPPAPKAQIVGWPPVRSCRKSNNIVQMKINTESDQAGIYVKVSMDGAPYLRKIDLKVYDGYSQLLQALENMFKLSIGEYSEREGYKGSEYSPAYEDKDGDLMLVGDVPWDMFKSSCKKLRIMKGSEAKGLGFGA; this is encoded by the exons ATGGAGAGCGATCTTAATTTGAAGGCAACTGAGCTGAGATTGGGATTGCCAGGCACGGATGAATGTGAAGTACAAGAACCAAGAACTCCAAAGATTAACAACAAGCGAGCCTTGCCAGCTGAATCGAATATGGCTTCTTCTTCTGCTCCCGAAATCCCACCAGCACCCAA GGCACAGATAGTGGGGTGGCCGCCGGTGAGGTCTTGCCGGAAAAGCAATAATATTGTACAGATGAAGATTAATACAGAATCTGATCAAGCTGGGATTTACGTGAAAGTTAGCATGGATGGTGCCCCTTACCTTAGAAAGATCGATCTCAAAGTTTACGATGGATACTCGCAACTCCTACAGGCTTtggaaaacatgttcaaactcTCCATAG gGGAATATTCAGAGAGGGAAGGGTACAAAGGATCGGAATATTCACCTGCATATGAAGATAAAGATGGCGATTTGATGCTTGTTGGAGATGTTCCATGGGA TATGTTCAAGTCATCCTGCAAGAAACTGAGGATCATGAAAGGATCAGAAGCCAAAGGATTAGGTTTTGGTGCATGA